The Nocardia sp. BMG51109 nucleotide sequence CCGCGGGCAGCACCGGTCCGGGAAGCTGGGGCTGGTGGAGGACGTGCTGGAGTCGGTGCTGGCCGACGGGGAGAAGGCGCTGCTGTTCACCCAGTTCCGCGAGTTCGGGGAGCTGGTCGAGCCGTATCTCACCGAGCGGTTCGGTACCGCGATCCCGTTCCTGCACGGCGGCGTGCCGAAGAAGCGGCGCGACGCGATGGTCACCGGATTCCAGCAGGACGACGGGCCGCCGCTGATGCTGTTGTCGCTCAAGGCCGGTGGCACCGGTCTGAACCTCACCGCCGCCAATCACGTTGTGCACCTGGACCGCTGGTGGAATCCCGCGGTCGAGAACCAGGCCACCGACCGGGCCTTCCGGATCGGGCAGCGGCGCGACGTGCAGGTGCGCAAGCTGGTGTGCGTCGACACCATCGAGGAGCGCATCGACGACATGATCAGTGGCAAGAAGGAATTGGCGAACCTGACAGTCGGCACCGGGGAGAACTGGATCACCGAGTTCAGCGACGACGAACTGCGGCGGATGTTCGCCCTCGGGGCGGAGGCGGTGGGCGAATGAGCCCCTTCACCGATTACAGCGAGTACGGCAAGCGGCGCCCGGTGCGCGGCGGTGTCGAACCGCGCAGCCGCCGTGGGTCGTTCGCGCGCACCTGGTGGGGCCGGGCCTTCATCGAGGCGGTCGAGCAGGTCGCCGACGAGGGCCGGCTGGCGCGCGGCCGCACGTATGCCCGCTCCGGCCAGGTGGTGACCTACGACATCGAGTCCGGCGCGGTGACCGCCGAGGTCCAGGGCAGCCAGCCGCGCCCGTTCACCTCGGTGCTGACGCTGCGGAAACTGCGCGACGAGCGGCTGGGCGAGCTGATCGACCTGGTCCGCGACACCCCGGGCATGCTCGCCCAGCTCGCATCCGGTGCATTGCCGCAGGAACTGAGCCCGCTGCTGCTGCCGGGCACGGCGGCGGAACTGGATTTCGGCTGCAGTTGCCCGGATTCGGGCTGGCCCTGCAAACACGTCGCGGCGGTCTGCTACATCGTCGCCGAACGCCTCGACTCCGAGCCGTCGATCATGCTCACGCTGCGCGGCCTGGACCTGGACACCTTGATCAGCGGTGTCCAAACCGACAGTGGAACAACGGTTTCCGACGACCTGTACGGCGAGAACATCGCGCTGCCCCGGCTCCCCGAACCGGAGTTCCGCCCGGCCCTCGACGATCTGGACCCGGTGCCGCTGCGCCAGGCCCTGCGCATGACGACCACGGACGAGCCGGCCGCCGAGGCCGGTCTGCGCGAACTACATGAGCTCTATCGGCTCTTCGATACCTAGAAGCCGGAGGAAGGTGCGACTATGCCCTCGGAGACCGTGCTGCGCGACGATCTCGATGCCGAGGTGGTGGTGAAATACCCGGTGGGCCGGGTGGTTTCGCTGGTGCCGTCGTTGACCGAGGCGATCGCGGCGACCTGCCCACAGCTGCTGGTCGCGGCCACCGAATGGTGCACGCATCCGCAGGATCTCGGGGTCGAGCGGGTGCGGGGGACGAAGAATCCGAATGTGCGGCGCATCGCCGAGCTGGCACCCGACCTGGTGGTGTGCAATCAGGAGGAGAACCGGAAGATCGACGTGGATCGCCTGCGTGCCGCGGGAATTCCGGTGTGGGTCACCAGGATACGGACCGTGGACGAGGCGCTGTCCTCGATGGCGAGGTTGTTCGAGGTCGCGCTGGGCACCGGCCGGCCGCGGTGGCTGGACGAAGCAGGGGTCGTCTGGGCCGAGCCCGCGCCGGAACCGGTGCGCGGCGCGGTGATCCCGGTCTGGCGCGATCCGTGGATGGTGGTCGGGCGGGACACCTTCACCGGTGATCTGGCGCATCGGCTCGGGCTGCGCCTGGCGCACGCCGATCGCCCCGAACGGTATCCGACGGTGCCCGAACCCGAGTTGTTGCGCGGCGTCGAGCTGGCGGTGCTCCCGGACGAGCCCTACGTGTTCACCGAAAGCGATGGGCCCGAAGCCTTTCCGGGCATTCCGATCGCCCTGGTCTCGGGCCGGAACCTGACCTGGTACGGCCCGTCGTTGGTCACCGCCCGGATCGAGCTGGCCGATCAGCTGGCGCGCGCCGCCCTCTCCTGAGTCGCCGCCCGTTCGAACCGGTAATCGCCGAGATCGAAATGACCGGCGCGCCAAGCGGCTTCGACGGTGCTCATCGGCCGCAGCGGCACATCGCCGTTCTTGTCGAAGTAGTAGCTGTTCGACCGGACGCAGCTGTCCTGCCAGAACACCTGCCCGGCACGCCGATTCAGCATCTCGCGGAAGTATCGGTCGTTGGCCTCGCGGGTCACCTCGACGCGGGTGGCCCGCCGGCGCCGGGCATGGCGGAGCAACCGCAGGATGTGCCGGGTCTGCATCTCGATGAGCGCGAAGTACGACGAGCCGTTGTAGCCGTAGGGGCCGATGATGGAGAAGAAGTTCGGGAAGCCCGGCACGCTGACGCCCTCGTAGGCCTGCAGGCGGTTCTCGTCCCACCATTTCTCCAGGTCCAGGCCGTCGACGCCGTGCAGCGGGAAGGTGGGCATATTGCCCGACTCCATCACCTTGAAACCGGTGGCCAGGATCAGCACGTCCGCCGCGTGCTCGGTGCCGCCGGCGGTGCGCACGCCGGTCGGGGTGACCTCGGCGATCGGGTCGGTCTCCAGGATCACGTCGTCGCGGTTGAACGTGGCCAGATAGTCGTTGGAGAACCCGGGACGCTTGCAGCCCAGCGCATAGCGCGGCGTGAGCTTCTCCCGGATCACCGGGTCGTGGACCTGTTTGCGCAGGTGCGCCAGCCCGGAACGCTCACCGAGCTTGGCCAGCGGCAGCTTCGAGTAGTAGTGCGCCGACAGCGGGAAGGTCAGCTCGACGAAGGCCTGGCTGGCCAGCCGCGACACCGCATGCCCGCCGGGCAGGTGGCGCAGCGCCCATCGCACCGAGGCGGGCAGCGTCGTGTCCGGGCGCGGCAGGCACCAGATCGGCGTGCGCTGGAACACCACCAGCCGGTCCACCTCCGGCGCGATCGACGGAATCACCTGCACGGCGGACGCTCCCGTGCCGACGATCGCGACCCGCTTGCCGCGCAGGTCCTGGGAGTGATCCCAGCGCGAGGTGTGCATGGTGACGCCGCCGAACGACTCCACGCCGGGGATCTCGGGCAGCTTCGGGCGCGTGAGCACGCCGGTCGCCGCGACGACGTACCGCGCGGTGAGCGTCTCGCCGTCGTCGGTCCGCAGTCGCCAGAGGTCCTGTCCGGCATCGAATTCCGCCTCCGAGATCGTGGTGCCGAACCGGATGCGCGGGCGCAGCCCGTACTTGTCGACGCAGCGTTCGGCGTAGGCCTTCAGCTCCCGGCCCGGGGCGTAGACCCGCGACCAGTCCGAGCTCTGCTCGAACGAAAACTGATAGCTGAACGACGGAATATCCACGGCGATACCGGGATACGTATTCCAGTGCCAGGTGCCCCCGGCGCCGTCGGCGTCGTCGACGATCAGGAAGTCGTCGAATCCCGCCGCCCGCAGCGCGATGGCCACGCCGATACCGGAGAACCCGGCGCCGACGATGATCACCTCGTGATCGGCGACGGTCGCGTCGGGATGTGCGAACGTCATTGTCCGGCCTCCTCGAATGTCCTGGCGCGCGCCGCGCGCCCGCCGCGGCGGCTCGGTTCCCGCGCGAACGCCCGCCCGATGGCGCTGCCCACCGCGTCCGCCCGGCCGGTCCGGCGCTCACCGTCGGAGGGGCCGAG carries:
- a CDS encoding helical backbone metal receptor, giving the protein MPSETVLRDDLDAEVVVKYPVGRVVSLVPSLTEAIAATCPQLLVAATEWCTHPQDLGVERVRGTKNPNVRRIAELAPDLVVCNQEENRKIDVDRLRAAGIPVWVTRIRTVDEALSSMARLFEVALGTGRPRWLDEAGVVWAEPAPEPVRGAVIPVWRDPWMVVGRDTFTGDLAHRLGLRLAHADRPERYPTVPEPELLRGVELAVLPDEPYVFTESDGPEAFPGIPIALVSGRNLTWYGPSLVTARIELADQLARAALS
- a CDS encoding NAD(P)/FAD-dependent oxidoreductase, coding for MTFAHPDATVADHEVIIVGAGFSGIGVAIALRAAGFDDFLIVDDADGAGGTWHWNTYPGIAVDIPSFSYQFSFEQSSDWSRVYAPGRELKAYAERCVDKYGLRPRIRFGTTISEAEFDAGQDLWRLRTDDGETLTARYVVAATGVLTRPKLPEIPGVESFGGVTMHTSRWDHSQDLRGKRVAIVGTGASAVQVIPSIAPEVDRLVVFQRTPIWCLPRPDTTLPASVRWALRHLPGGHAVSRLASQAFVELTFPLSAHYYSKLPLAKLGERSGLAHLRKQVHDPVIREKLTPRYALGCKRPGFSNDYLATFNRDDVILETDPIAEVTPTGVRTAGGTEHAADVLILATGFKVMESGNMPTFPLHGVDGLDLEKWWDENRLQAYEGVSVPGFPNFFSIIGPYGYNGSSYFALIEMQTRHILRLLRHARRRRATRVEVTREANDRYFREMLNRRAGQVFWQDSCVRSNSYYFDKNGDVPLRPMSTVEAAWRAGHFDLGDYRFERAATQERAARAS
- a CDS encoding SWIM zinc finger family protein, producing MSPFTDYSEYGKRRPVRGGVEPRSRRGSFARTWWGRAFIEAVEQVADEGRLARGRTYARSGQVVTYDIESGAVTAEVQGSQPRPFTSVLTLRKLRDERLGELIDLVRDTPGMLAQLASGALPQELSPLLLPGTAAELDFGCSCPDSGWPCKHVAAVCYIVAERLDSEPSIMLTLRGLDLDTLISGVQTDSGTTVSDDLYGENIALPRLPEPEFRPALDDLDPVPLRQALRMTTTDEPAAEAGLRELHELYRLFDT